One genomic window of Pempheris klunzingeri isolate RE-2024b chromosome 12, fPemKlu1.hap1, whole genome shotgun sequence includes the following:
- the LOC139211172 gene encoding fibulin-7: MKLTLRRRFLLLLCLTAIQLGHAAVQTCMDKHQVVGVLRQMEKFLKGQEMRFTEGLRIMKSKLATLQNSVSKLPQADQSAAPTTCPSLEAPAHGTKFGSKYFVGHEVHFTCSQGYHLVGSATRVCRDNGTWTGISAICKDISECASNPCQNGGTCVEGVNQYKCTCPQSWSGSHCQHQTQTAPPEWSVMNDPAFSRRPRCAQVNRAQHCSCDAGFHMSGTSDNSICQDVNECEVYRLDQGGKLCVHECVNVPGSYHCSCPSGYKLLPDGRSCEDVDECLSQQHNCSRGTTCINMGGGFQCVNPECPRSHGNISYVRTSPFQCERNPCPMDSRSCHLAPKTVSFHYLSLSSNLQTPATLFRMATAAAPGRTGPDSLRFGIAAGNSRGMFVMQRLDRQTGELILVQQLRGPQEISVDVDMSEYSERTFQAKHVARVHILVSPYNF, translated from the exons ATGAAACTGACTCTCCGACGCAGGTTTttgctcctgctgtgtttgacAGCCATTCAGCTTGGCCATGCTGCTGTCCAG ACGTGCATGGATAAGCACCAGGTGGTCGGGGTGCTTCGGCAGATGGAGAAGTTCCTGAAAGGGCAGGAGATGAGGTTTACAGAGGGCCTCAGGATCATGAAGTCAAAGCTGGCAACGCTGCAGAACTCCGTCTCCAAGCTGCCTCAAGCGGACCAGTCAGCTG ctCCCACCACCTGCCCCTCTCTGGAAGCCCCCGCTCATGGAACCAAGTTTGGCTCAAAGTATTTTGTTGGACATGAGGTCCATTTCACTTGTTCCCAGGGCTACCATCTCGTCGGTTCTGCCACACGTGTTTGCCGGGACAACGGCACCTGGACGGGCATCAGTGCCATCTGTAAAG ATATAAGTGAGTGTGCAAGTAATCCCTGCCAAAATGGAGGAACCTGTGTGGAAGGTGTTAACCAGTACAAATGCACCTGCCCCCAGAGCTGGAGTGGCTCTCACTGCCAGCACCAAACCCAGACAG CACCACCTGAGTGGAGCGTTATGAACGACCCAGCGTTCAGCCGGAGACCTCGCTGTGCCCAAGTGAACCGAGCCCAGCACTGCAGCTGTGACGCAGGCTTCCACATGAGTGGCACCTCCGACAACAGCATCTGTCAGG ATGTAAATGAGTGTGAAGTGTACCGGCTCGACCAAGGAGGGAAGCTGTGCGTCCACGAGTGTGTGAACGTCCCGGGCTCGTACCACTGCTCCTGCCCCAGCGGCTACAAGCTGCTCCCAGATGGGCGGAGCTGTGAGG ATGTGGACGAATGTTTGAGCCAGCAGCACAACTGCAGCCGAGGGACGACTTGTATCAACATGGGGGGAGGCTTTCAGTGTGTCAACCCAGAGTGTCCCCGTTCTCATGGCAACATCAGCTACGTCAGGACATCTCCTTT CCAGTGTGAGAGAAACCCCTGCCCCATGGACAGCCGCTCCTGCCACCTGGCTCCAAAGACTGTGTCCTTCCActacctgtctctgtcctccAACCTGCAGACCCCTGCCACGCTTTTCCGCATGGCCACCGCCGCCGCCCCCGGGCGCACCGGGCCGGACAGCCTGCGCTTCGGCATAGCAGCCGGAAACTCCAGAGGCATGTTTGTCATGCAGCGTTTGGACAGGCAGACCGGAGAGCTGATTCTGGTCCAGCAGCTTCGCGGGCCGCAGGAGATCAGCGTTGATGTGGACATGTCCGAGTACAGCGAGCGCACCTTTCAGGCCAAGCACGTGGCCAGGGTCCACATTCTGGTCTCACCTTACAACTTCTGA
- the LOC139211198 gene encoding zinc finger CCCH domain-containing protein 6 — protein sequence MASVSLVSSPPAPVLDKNMTDCELAGDEREDGELEDGEIDDEGIGIEEENKEATEVNEDREKEKEKDKTKEEKTHRHSRKRYKKTREKRRSKRRRRDRQKHHSPSSSSSSDSYDSDYDRPERPKNRKSQGCNRESDSQSSQHGRDSKGGHGKSPPHKSSDFDKYSDYSDDKYDYDEEEEDYDDDMSEYPPPKDSGNQGRGRHVKEQMKRGSMRGMKQQPFGQRGRGRGSGPGRGRGALNKNKKLKGKPWGGRGRGRGGDQGMDDMAPEGKPFQKKRPIMSKEFINQHTVEHNGRYICKYFLEGRCIKGEQCKFEHELVIPDKKKELCKFYLQGYCSKGDNCIYMHNEYPCKFFHTGAKCYQGDNCKFSHEALNDVTKELLDKIINTEEENAREDELELEDLRKQGIAPLPKPPPGVGLLPTPGQSSPTDGASCQAGKKIPSLFEIMVQPTVDLAQKIGLSGSNYSQNQADGTGQFGGGSEDTQSGGMVPSGPSAPPIPPPGSPVPMGHPAGPPMPQSPPGQHPPLGFPMQPPVPSGQPPPFHGNQPSINPQMNMQRPPFPPVPDLQMLQSLFPFPPMGQNPVELFSSFLRNQAMGQQGDPGVAFTQQQMGAESQLQSLPPAVQKAIFLHLTQQQQQESHPQGKESQRAEGQDDGNTSRDETTNWYSSDEEEGSCVSSILKSLKKQSEMQSQAKPPQAAPVAPALGDPRLGKERAPPSDPRVKTDPRQRPPDMKKESDGAADPRLSRDPRKMRPMEPSSYRQQSHAGPQRPAAGDEDEEGERELRDKAVLIPLDAGPGALLRDPRCQLKQFSHIRVDILLQRPAFAQTVVWAPEDLIPSLVPKQEHSINLPLPPLIADAQMNRTTLLDHPPVSSPPPVDPRLAAARLKERMNRLSSGSLESRSPTERPVDPRQQKTLDPRLKRTGSLDSKMLGQKEPPSGGGAVDPRLQKASASSSPHAARAKPEPERLPPYAPRLASSGGGLESPTTILGGISLYDPRNQTEQPQKEQAEPPKKTGILKHPEKKDHTPPPSLSPTQRSGSLEEAKSADAASDHPPPSSSPTVPPASPVKPPAVHNLPIQALAGLIRPQYADPRHAKQGGQGSAGAQEEAEEKKEQQQEEQEEQEEEVMEEEPKQDDAAEEADDRTLKDVFKTFDPTASPFCQ from the exons ATGGCCTCTGTGAGCCTTGTTTCCAGTCCCCCAGCCCCTGTTcttgacaaaaacatgacagactGTGAGCTTGCAGGGGATGAAAG AGAGGATGGCGAGCTGGAAGACGGAGAAATAGATGATGAAGGGATTGGAattgaagaggaaaacaaagaggcCACGGAGGtgaatgaagacagagagaaagaaaaggaaaaagacaaaactaaaGAGGAAAAGACTCACAGACACTCCAGGAAGAGATACAAGAAGaccagagagaagaggaggtctAAACGAAGGAGGCGCGACAGACAGAAG CACCACtccccctccagcagctccagctcagACAGTTATGACTCCGACTACGACCGACCAGAAAGGCCCAAAAACCGGAAGAGCCAGGGATGTAACCGCGAGTCCGACAGCCAGTCCTCTCAG CACGGGCGGGATTCAAAGGGAGGCCATGGCAAGTCCCCTCCTCACAAGAGCAGCGATTTTGACAAATACAGCGACTACAGTGACGACAAATACGACtacgatgaggaggaggaggattacGACGATGACATGTCGGAGTATCCGCCGCCTAAAGACTCGGGGAACCAGGGAAGGGGACGCCATGTGAAAGAgcagatgaagagaggaagcaTGAGAGGGATGAAGCAGCAGCCGT TcgggcagagaggaagaggcagagggagTGGACCAGGACGAGGGCGGGGGGCGctcaacaagaacaagaagctGAAGGGCAAACCCTGGGGGGGACGTGGCCGAGGTCGAGGGGGAGACCAAGGCATGGACGACATGGCTCCA GAAGGAAAACCTTTTCAGAAGAAGCGGCCAATAATGAGCAAGGAGTTCATCAATCAGCACACGGTCGAACACAATGGTAGATACATCTGCAAGTATTTCCTGGAGGGTCGCTGCATCAAG GGGGAACAGTGCAAGTTTGAGCACGAGCTCGTCATACCTGATAAGAAAAAGGAGCTTTGTAAATTTTACCTCCAAGGATACTGCAGTAAAGGAGATAACTGCATTTACATGCACA ATGAATACCCGTGCAAGTTCTTCCATACTGGAGCCAAATGTTATCAAGGGGACAACTGCAAGTTCTCCCATGAGGCTTTGAACGATGTGACCAAAGAGCTGCTCGATAAG ATAATTAACACCGAGGAGGAGAACGCCCGTGAGgatgagctggagctggaggatcTGAGGAAGCAGGGTATCGCCCCGCTGCCGAAGCCTCCTCCTGGGGTGGGGTTGCTGCCCACCCCCGGTCAGAGCAGTCCTACAGATGGAGCCTCTTGCCAAGCAGGGAAGAAGATCCCCTCCCTGTTTGAAATCATGGTTCAACCCACTGTGGACTTGGCACAAAAAATCGGTCTGAG TGGATCCAACTACTCCCAGAATCAAGCTGACGGCACCGGTCAGTTCGGCGGGGGCTCGGAGGACACGCAGAGTGGAGGTATGGTGCCTTCAGGCCCCTCCGCTCCTCCTATTCCTCCCCCTGGGTCACCTGTTCCCATGGGGCACCCCGCCGGGCCACCCATGCCACAGAGCCCCCCGGGCCAGCACCCACCGCTCGGATTTCCCATGCAGCCACCAGTCCCCTCTGGTCAGCCCCCACCCTTCCATGGAAACCAGCCCAGTATCAACCCTCAGATGAACATGCAGAGGCCTCCGTTCCCTCCTGTCCCGGACCTACAGATGCTGCAAAGCCTCTTCCCTTTTCCTCCAATGGGTCAGAACCCAGTGGAGCTCTTCAGCAGCTTCCTCCGAAACCAGGCCATGGGCCAACAGGGAG ACCCTGGCGTGgccttcacacagcagcagatgggaGCAGAGTCACAGCTGCAGTCTTTACCACCAGCAGTACAGAAAGCCATCTTTTTACAcctgacacagcagcagcagcaggagtcaCATCCACAGGGCAAAGAgtcacagagagcagagggccAGGATGACGGCAACACAAGCAGAG ATGAAACAACAAACTGGTACTcgagtgatgaggaggaggggagctgTGTGTCCTCCATCCTTAAATCTCTAAAGAAGCAGAGCGAGATGCAGTCTCAGGCCAAGCCCCCCCAGGCTGCCCCAGTGGCTCCAGCACTGGGCGACCCTCGCCTCGGGAAGGAGAGGGCCCCACCGAGTGACCCCCGCGTGAAGACGGACCCCCGGCAGCGACCCCCAGACATGAAAAAGGAGTCAGACGGAGCCGCAGACCCGCGGCTCTCCAGAGACCCCAGGAAGATGAGACCAATGGAGCCCAGTTCCTATCGGCAGCAGAGCCACGCCGGCCCTCAGAGGCCTGCTGCAggagatgaggatgaggaaggcGAGAGGGAGCTCCGGGACAAAGCTGTTCTCATCCCCCTGGACGCCGGCCCTGGTGCGCTGCTGCGGGACCCCCGTTGCCAGTTAAAGCAGTTCAGCCACATCCGAGTGGACATCCTGCTGCAGCGGCCGGCCTTCGCTCAGACCGTGGTTTGGGCCCCCGAGGACCTCATCCCTTCCCTGGTGCCCAAACAGGAGCACTCCATCAACCTGCCCCTCCCACCTTTAATTGCAGATGCTCAGATGAACCGAACAACCCTGCTTGACCACCCCCCCGTCTCCAGCCCTCCCCCGGTCGACCCCAGACTGGCAGCTGCGCGTTTGAAGGAACGTATGAATCGATTGTCCTCTGGATCTCTAGAGTCTCGATCCCCCACAGAAAGACCTGTAGATCCGCGCCAGCAGAAGACCCTGGATCCCAGACTCAAGCGCACAGGGAGTTTGGACTCCAAGATGCTGGGTCAGAAAGAGCCCCCCTCTGGTGGAGGAGCTGTGGACCCCAGGCTGCAGAAGGCCAGCGCGAGCTCCTCTCCTCATGCTGCACGAGCCAAGCCAGAGCCCGAGAGGCTGCCGCCGTACGCCCCTCGTCTGGCCTCCTCGGGTGGGGGGCTGGAGAGTCCCACTACAATCCTCGGGGGCATCAGTCTCTACGATCCCCGTAATCAAACGGAGCAGCCTCAGAAGGAGCAAGCGGAGCCCCCCAAAAAGACTGGGATACTGAAACACCCAGAAAAGAAGGACCACACTCCGCCCCCGTCGCTCTCACCGACCCAACGAAGTGGCTCCTTGGAAGAGGCCAAAAGCGCGGACGCTGCCTCCGATCACCCCCCACCTTCCAGCTCTCCCACAGTGCCTCCGGCCTCACCTGTCAAACCCCCCGCGGTTCACAACCTCCCCATCCAGGCGCTGGCCGGGCTGATCAGACCTCAGTACGCTGATCCCAGGCACGCCAAACAAGGAGGACAGGGCTCTGCTGGAGCacaagaggaggcagaggagaagaaggagcagcagcaggaggaacaggaggaacaggaggaggaggtgatggaggaagAACCGAAACAGGACGATGCAGCGGAGGAGGCAGATGACAGGACGCTTAAAGATGTGTTCAAGACTTTTGATCCCACCGCTTCCCCTTTCTGTCAGTAA